One Setaria viridis chromosome 7, Setaria_viridis_v4.0, whole genome shotgun sequence genomic region harbors:
- the LOC117865025 gene encoding two-component response regulator ORR5 → MASCKGLGGEGSAAAPHVLAVDDSSVDRAVIASILRSSRFRVTAVDSGKRALELLGSEPNVSMIITDYWMPEMTGYELLKKVKESSRLKEIPVVIMSSENVPTRINRCLEEGAEDFLLKPVRPSDVSRLCSRVLR, encoded by the exons atggcgagCTGCAAGGGTCtcggcggggaggggagcgcggcggcgccgcacgTCCTCGCGGTGGACGACAGCTCGGTCGACCGCGCCGTCATCGCCAGCATCCTCAGGAGCTCGCGGTTCCGCG TGACGGCCGTGGACAGCGGGAAGAGGGCGCTGGAGCTGCTGGGCTCG GAGCCCAATGTGAGCATGATCATCACGGACTACTGGATGCCGGAGATGACTGGGTACGAGCTCCTCAAGAAGGTCAAG GAGTCGTCCAGGCTGAAGGAGATCCCCGTGGTGATCATGTCCTCAGAGAACGTCCCAACCAGGATCAACAG GTGCCTGGAGGAAGGCGCCGAGGATTTCCTGCTGAAGCCCGTCCGCCCCTCCGACGTGTCGCGCCTCTGCAGCCGCGTCCTCCGGTga
- the LOC117862618 gene encoding protein RETICULATA, chloroplastic — translation MAFAASPSLSSLTSSTSSAAGAAASAASSSTSSCNAFHAPRPLHLSLKPVSPQPKPQSLSCSAPHVPCAAAGDGSGTGNRGDGSGGNGGKDGGGGGAGEDDDDYEEAEFGPLLGFDEVLRLAAARGVALPGDMMEAAKDAGIREVLLLRYFDLQAAPWPLGAMIRAFSMLRNRMLADPSFLFKVGTEIVIDSCCATFAEVQKRGKDFWAEFELYAADLLVGVAVDIALVGLLAPYVRFGKPSASTGLLGRFNRMAVSLPSSVFEAERPGSRFTVQQRIGTYFYKGVLYGSVGFVCGIIGQGIANMIMTAKRSVKKSDEDIPVPPLVKSAALWGVFLAVSSNTRYQIINGLERVVEASPVAKRVPPVAMAFTIGVRFANNIYGGMQFVDWARWSGVQ, via the exons ATGGCCTTCGCCGCCTCCccatccctctcctccctcactTCCTCCacatcctccgccgccggcgccgccgcatccgCGGCCTCCTCTTCGACCTCTTCTTGCAACGCCTTTCACGCGCCGAGGCCCCTCCACCTCTCGCTCAAGCCCGTCTCCCCGCAACCCAAGCCCCAGTCGCTCTCCTGCTCCGCGCCGCACgtcccctgcgccgccgccggcgacggatCGGGCACCGGGAACCGCGGGGATGGCTCCGGAGGGAACGGCGGCAaggatggaggaggcggcggggccggcgaggaTGACGACGACTACGAGGAGGCCGAGTTCGGCCCGCTGCTCGGCTTCGACGAGGTGCTGCgcctcgccgcggcgcgcggcgttgCGCTCCCGGGCGACATGATGGAGGCGGCTAAGGACGCCGGCATCCGCGAAGTCTTGTTGCTCCGCTACTTCGATCTGCAG GCTGCGCCGTGGCCGCTGGGCGCGATGATCCGGGCCTTCTCGATGCTCCGCAACCGGATGCTTGCGGACCCGTCGTTCCTCTTCAAAGTTGGAACAGAG ATTGTAATTGACTCTTGCTGCGCCACATTCGCGGAGGTGCAGAAGAGGGGAAAGGATTTCTGGGCAGAGTTTGAGCTGTATGCTGCTGATCTTTTGGTCGGGGTGGCTGTTGATATTGCGCTCGTGGGGCTATTGGCTCCTTATGTGAGATTCGGGAAGCCATCTGCTTCGACAGGGCTCTTGGGAAGGTTCAACAGGATGGCTGTGTCTTTGCCAAGCAG CGTTTTTGAAGCTGAAAGGCCAGGCAGCAGGTTTACAGTTCAGCAAAGAATTGGAACGTATTTTTACAAG GGTGTCCTGTATGGCTCAGTTGGATTTGTCTGTGGTATAATTGGTCAAGGGATTGCTAACATGATAATGACTGCCAAGAG GAGTGTAAAAAAATCAGATGAAGATATTCCTGTTCCACCTCTCGTTAAAAGTGCTGCACTTTGGG GTGTGTTCCTTGCTGTATCATCTAACACGCGCTACCAGATTATCAATGGTCTGGAGCGTGTAGTGGAAGCATCGCCTGTCGCAAAGCGCGTTCCACCTGTTGCTATGGCTTTCACCATTGGTGTTCGTTTTGCCAACAATATCTATGGTGGAATGCAGTTTGTGGACTGGGCTCGCTGGAGTGGTGTTCAGTAA
- the LOC117865167 gene encoding probable metal-nicotianamine transporter YSL13: MATATHGEAPGSNGAEGVEMVEANELRRRGKPGDGRAASAASPARDGAGAEVGAGAEEDEAAAGAPSVERAFAGQPVPSWREQLTVRAFVVSFFLAVLFSIIVMKLNLTTGIIPSLNISAGLLGFFFVRLWTKAIESVGLLKQPFTRQENTVIQTCVVASCGLAFSGGFGSYLLAMSDKIAAMSTEANDAQNIKNPQLGWIIGFLFLVSFIGLFGLVPLRKVMIVDYKLTYPSGTATAYLINGFHTPQGAKLARKQVKKLGTFFVLSFVWGFFQWFYTANIEECGFQKFPSLGMQAFDNRFYFDFSPTYVGVGMICSHIVNVSILLGAILSWGIMWPLIAKKKGIWFSADLADTNLHGMQGYRVFMAIALILGDGIYNVLKISILTAVSLRSQLKKSNASTLPISDDAIVTDTAPVSYDEERRNELFTKDQIPWYVALGGYVVIAAISIGTVPQIFPQLKWYHILVAYIFAPLLAFCNAYGSGLTDWSLVTTYGKLAIFAFGAWVGASHGGVLAGLAACGVMMNIVGTAADLMGDFKTGYLTLASPRSMFISQVIGTAMGCVIAPCVFWLFYKAFGNIGANGSEYPAPNAAVFRSMAILGVDGFSSLPKNCLTLCYVFFAAAIVINLIRDLVPKKVSRFIPIPMAMAIPFYIGAYFAVDMFVGTVILFVWQRLDRAKADAFAPAVASGMICGDGIWVLPQSVLALAKVKPPICMKFLSRTMNDKVDAFLTTLS; this comes from the exons ATGGCCACCGCGACGCACGGCGAGGCCCCGGGCTCGAACGGCGCCGAGGGCGTCGAGATGGTGGAGGCGaacgagctccggcggcggggcaagcccggcgacggccgcgcggcctcggcggcgtcgccggcccgcgacggggcgggggcggaggtgggcgcgggcgcggaggaggacgaggcggcggcgggggcgccttCCGTGGAGCGCGCGTTCGCGGGCCAGCCCGTGCCGTCGTGGCGGGAGCAGCTGACGGTGCGCGCCTTCGTGGTCagcttcttcctcgccgtcctGTTCAGCATCATCGTCATGAAGCTCAACCTCACCACGGGGATCATCCCCTCGCTCAACATCTCCGCGGGGCTCCTCGGATTCTTCTTCGTCCGCCTCTGGACCAAGGCCATCGAGAGCGTGGGCTTGCTCAAGCAGCCCTTCACGCGCCAGGAGAACACCGTCATTCAGACCTGCGTTGTCGCCTCCTGCGGCCTCGCCTTTAGCG GGGGCTTTGGTAGCTACCTATTGGCCATGAGTGATAAAATTGCTGCCATGTCAACTGAGGCAAACGATGCTCAAAATATAAAAAATCCACAACTTGGATGGATAATTGGTTTCTTGTTCCTTGTCAGCTTCATTGGGCTCTTTGGGCTTGTGCCACTGAGAAAG GTTATGATCGTCGACTACAAGCTGACATATCCCAGTGGCACTGCAACAGCCTACCTCATAAACGGCTTTCACACGCCCCAGGGTGCCAAGCTTGCAAG GAAGCAAGTGAAGAAATTGGGCACATTCTTTGTCCTTAGCTTTGTTTGGGGTTTCTTTCAGTGGTTCTATACTGCTAACATAGAAGAATGTGGATTCCAAAAATTTCCATCATTAGGCATGCAAGCTTTTGACAACAG GTTTTACTTTGACTTCTCTCCTACGTATGTTGGAGTGGGAATGATTTGCTCACATATTGTCAATGTATCTATTCTCCTGGGTGCCATTCTCTCCTGGGGAATAATGTGGCCCCTCATAGCCAAGAAAAAGGGAATTTGGTTCTCTGCTGATCTCGCTGACACCAATCTTCATGGAATGCAAGGTTACCGG GTCTTCATGGCCATTGCCTTGATTCTTGGAGATGGTATATACAACGTCCTAAAGATATCCATTCTCACAGCAGTTTCATTAAGATCTCAACTCAAGAAAAGTAATGCTAGTACACTTCCTATCTCTGATGATGCCATAGTTACCGACACCGCCCCTGTCTCATACGACGAAGAGCGGCGCAATGAACTCTTCACCAAAGACCAAATTCCTTGGTATGTTGCACTTGGAGGCTATGTTGTTATTGCTGCCATATCTATCGGTACTGTGCCGCAGATATTTCCACAGCTGAAGTGGTACCACATCCTGGTAGCCTACATTTTTGCTCCTCTACTTGCCTTCTGCAATGCCTATGGATCTGGTCTCACTGACTGGTCTCTAGTTACCACCTACGGAAAGCTTGCGATCTTTGCATTCGGTGCATGGGTAGGCGCCTCGCATGGTGGCGTCCTTGCTGGGCTGGCTGCCTGTGGCGTGATGATGAACATTGTGGGCACAGCTGCTGACCTGATGGGGGACTTCAAAACCGGATACCTGACACTGGCCTCACCGAGGTCAATGTTCATCAGCCAAGTCATAGGCACGGCGATGGGCTGCGTCATCGCACCCTGCGTGTTCTGGCTCTTCTACAAGGCCTTCGGCAACATTGGCGCCAACGGCAGCGAGTACCCCGCGCCAAACGCCGCCGTGTTCCGTAGCATGGCGATCCTGGGCGTGGACGGCTTCTCCTCGCTCCCGAAGAACTGCCTCACACTCTGCTACGTGTTCTTCGCCGCGGCGATCGTCATCAACCTGATCAGGGACCTGGTGCCCAAGAAGGTGTCGCGGTTCATCCCGATCCCGATGGCAATGGCCATCCCTTTCTACATCGGGGCGTACTTCGCAGTGGACATGTTCGTCGGGACGGTGATACTGTTCGTGTGGCAGAGGCTGGACAGAGCCAAGGCGGACGCGTTCGCGCCTGCGGTCGCGTCCGGCATGATCTGTGGCGATGGGATATGGGTCCTGCCTCAGTCGGTGCTGGCTCTTGCCAAGGTGAAGCCTCCGATCTGCATGAAGTTCCTGTCGAGGACGATGAACGACAAGGTGGATGCTTTCCTTACAACGCTATCGTAG